CGCTCACTGATGGCTCTCGCAAAGCCGCAAAGGCGCAAAGTGTTTTTTACACCGAGAGAATAGAGAAGGAGAGATGTACGGAGGGTTCGCTTCGCTCAGTTTGGTTTCACACAGAGCCGCAGAGAAGTGGAGTTTGTTTGCTTCGCTCGCGGATGGCTCTCGCAAAGACGCAAAGGCGCAAAGCCTTTTTTACACAGAGGAGAATGGAGAAGGAGAGACGCACAGAGGATTCGCTTCGCTCAGTTTGGTTTCACACAGAGCCGCAGAGAAGTGGAGTTTGTTCGCTACGCTCACAGTTGGTTCTCGCCAAGACGCCAAGACGCCAAAGTTTTCAAGCATTCAGTTTCGAGCAATGGTCTGATGTTGCAGCTTCCCCTCTTGAGAGGGGATTGAGGGGTGTGTTTTTATTCACACAGAGCCGCAGAAAAGCGGAGTTTGTTCGTTTCGCTCACGGATGGCTCTCGCCAAGACGCAAAGGCGCCAAGGATTCCGTATTTCGCTAACGGCTAACGGCCGAAAGCTAATGGCTACTTGCACACAGAGCCACTGAGACACAGAGAGATATTCGCTAATTCACGTATTCCTAACCGCTATCTAACGCCTTATCACAAACTTCCGTGTGGCAATGCCACCGCTGGAGGCTATCTGTAGCATGTAAATGCCATCTGAAAGCGAAGAGACATCCAAGTTTCTGTCTGTAGAACTGAAGTTGAGAACCGTTTTACCTTGAATATCCGTTACCGAGATCTGCTCATATTCCTGAACCGGGAGTTGCAAGTAAAGTCTGTCGGTGGTCGGATTCGGGTAAACGGTAAGGTGTTCCATATCAAGCTCCTGCTGACCTACGCTGAGTGGTTCGCAAACATGCGATGGATGAACCGTGACCGTGTCAACAACCATGTTCTCATCACCTGGGAAATAAAGCGCATAAGAGAAATAGATAAGCATCATTTCATCCGTGGTGGCCTCACCGGCCGTTACCAATTGCGGAGGGTTGTTCGGGTTATTGAGATTGTTGGTGGTGTTGTCGTAGGTGGCCGAACTGTGCAGCACGCTTCCCGCGGGGATCTTTATCGGCTGGCGGAACTCATAGAATCCCTGCCAATGGAAATCCCAGTTCTCTATTTCGATCAACGGTATTGTCTGGTTTGTCGGGGTGGTAGCCCAGGCGCTTATCGATTTTCCGATCAGGTGCATGTGTGGCGCCACATCCAAAATAGTAACATCAAACTGGTTGGGAACTTGATAATCGCACGTGAATGTTCGGGTCTGATTTGCAGGGACGATCAGCGCTCCTTCATTGAGTGTGGCGTGGTTCAATGGTGGATTGATGTATACCTCGCGTGTCACATTCGAACTGTATCTGATATTGACCTTTGTCTGATCTGACTGGCCATTGGCCGTGGTAGGATAGTGCACCTGCATAATGATATTGGATCCCGCAGGAAGCCGAACACCGAAGTTGGCCGGATATATTTTTGCCGACTGTCCGGGTACCCAACCACCGATCAATTCCGAATCATTGCTACCGGTTCCACCGAAACTGGTGTAGCCCGGCCCCGGGTCCTGAGCATCCAGTTGGGCCGGTACATTGGTGCCATCGCGGAACAGCAATACGTGGTGCACCGCTTCAAAATTGCCCGGTATCACCTCGATCTCAGTAATGAACACATCCTGAGCAAGACCGGTAGGAAGCACAAAGCAGCGATAGACGTCATTGTTCTGGCTGCTTACAGTGTACTGCGGCATGGTCACCACCAGATCGGGGTTCTGTATCACCTCAGAGCTGCCATAGTAGGGTGCTTGGGGCGGAGTGCCTGTTCCCTCTGGGAAGCCACCGTTCACCCAGTTGGCAACGATGTCTATTTCTTCCTGTGTCAGCAATCGCTCGTGCGCCAAGCTGTTGTAGTCAGGGTTGGGTGGCCATGGCGGCATGATGCGTGACGTGACCGACCCGAGCATGCCGTATGCCGCTGCAGAGGCATCGCCATAGGTCATTAACGAAAAGGGTGCAATGCCACCATCGTGATGGCAAGTGGTACAATGCTCAAATAGAATGCACGAAACCTGTTGATTGTAGGTAGGAACGGTCTGCGAAATGGCAGAAAGACCAATAAGTGCAGTAAGCGTGGCTGAGAGTAAAAACCTTTTCATGGAATATGATATGTGCCTAAGACGTATGTTTTGTCAATTGGTTTACCAATAGCTTAAAAGTAGCCTGAAAAAATGGATCGGCACAATAATTGGCTTTCAGTTGGTGTTAACAATAGTAGATGAAATACAGCTACTTAACCATTTAAAACCCAACGATCATGAAAACGACAGAAAAAAACACGTTCGGACAAGGATTGGAGCAATTGATTCATCTCATCGCTCAGCCAGAAAATGCAGGTTCAGAAAAGGCCATTTTCAAAGGAAAAGTGGTGAGCTCCAAAACGGGTGCCCGGGTATTCGGCTGTGTGGTAGAACTGCTCGGAACAGGCAAAACGTACATCACTTCGCCTACAGGCTACTTTAAAATGACCGATCTGCCAGAAGGCATTTACTTGGCACGGTTCTCTTTCCCAGGCTTCAAAGAGGTTACGGAAGTGGTGGCCATCCTCAATGGCGAGCCGCTTGACATGACCCTCGAATTGGAAGTGGTGGAGTAGGGGATTCAATCGAAAAACGCTGACTCCAACGAAAAGTCGGAAACTCCGATATTCTTTACCCCCTCCATCAATCCGCGCTCTTGGAAGGTCATTTTTCGCAACGCACTTCCCTTCTCTCTTCCGTATTGTAGGGCCTGTTCGAAATCCAACCCTTTGGTTGTGGCCGTTGCCACCATTTCTCCTGTTACGGAGTTGAAAAGCGGACTTCCATCACCATCTCCCTCTATCCAATTTCCTGCTATGTAGTTCTGAAGTTTCATCATCAAAATGTTTGACCGTAAATATAGGCGTGTACTATTTGAAGCAAAAAGAAAGCCCTGCCGAAATGGACAGGGCTTTCAAAATTTTTCCAGCGATCAGGTCAATCGCGGCTCATGAAAATGCGAATGATGTACCACAACAACAGCATAAAAGAAGCGAACAGGCCAAGTGAAGCCGCCACATACTGCGATGGATGATAGCGATATATGAGGTTCGAAGTCTGGTACAGGATGGATCCTGCAGCCAACATCACCATGGCAATGGAAAACCCAAGTCCGAGGTCGAACCCGAACAGCATTCCAGCAGCAATGGCACCTAAAGCAACAATACTAACGATCATAATTGCGCTTCGCAGAAACGAGAAATCCTTTTTGGTAACGAAAACCACAGCGCTCAGTCCAACGAACAAGGCCACGGTCACACTCAACGCTTTCCAAAGCAGCGAACCATCCTCCGAAATGGACATGGCGATGTAAAGCATCGGGATGAAAATGAACGCCTCTGCCAGAATGTATAGTCCGAAACCTGCATACTGCATTGAACGGTTGTCCGTTCTGATGGCCCAATTCTCAGCCATGTTGGTCACGAACATGAAACCGAGCAGCACAATCATCCACGTCCAACCTTGCGTCATGGCAAGACCGATATTGACAATGGCAGGAGTTGAAAGGAAAACGGCCTCTACCCCAATGAACGCCAAAAAAGCCAACGCCAAGTGGAAATATGTTTTGCGATAAAATTCTGCGCGCACTTCGGCAGATGCATCGGCCACCAATTGTCCTTGGCCGAAATTAAAATTCTGATCTTCCATGAATGTTAGGTTAAATGTTCTTGTAATGTTAGTCAAATCGCATCAAAAACGAACAATCGGGTAAAACAAAAGCGAGATGATACCACCTCGCTTTCGCAATCCGTTCTCAACAAATCAATAACTGAATACTGCGCTGTTCGCGTGATTATTGACGTCCCAACTCACTTCAAAACCGTAAGCACAGGAAGTTGAAGCGTGATCACCGTTCTGATCGACACCCAAGGTCAATGTGTACTGATCACCATCAACCTCGTGTACCAATTGCCCGGAGTTGAATCTCCACAGGCCGCAGTACGTGTTGGAAACGATCGGTTGCGTGTAGTACGTGATGAAATCGCTTCCGTAGCGGTTCACTCCCCAAGAATCTACCGTTGCCGTACCGTTCAAAGTAGTGTCTCCATTGGCTGTAAAACCAATGTAGGCGTAAGGAACATTCGGGTCAGAACCTGCTGGCGAATAACTCCAAGTAACTGTTCGCGCATGGTTCCAAGCAGCACTTGCGCCATTATCAAAAGATACCAGCATGTCGTTGGATCTTGCCTGGTATGTGAAATCAGCATTTCCGAGAAGGAACTGCCACCAATCGTGTCCATTCACATTCTTCAAGGTTTTGGTGCCGTTGAACTTAATGGAATGACCACTACTTAAATGCGTGACCTTGAAATCGGTGAAGGTCTCTTCAAGAACAGCCCCGGCATCTGCCCAAGCACTTCCGTGTATCAACTGAACTTTGATCTGTCCGGAACGCGTTCGCGAAGGAGAGAAACATGGCGTCACACCATCAAAATTGAAATACAGAATTCCTTGAGCGGCATCCGTACAATCGATGGTTACGCCACACAGCGGACTTGAAAAGACCTCATCGTGATAATCGGTCTTTCCAAAACCATCAATATCAGAAAGGGCATTATTGATGTCGTCATCGGCCTGGTCCAACTCGGCCTTGTATGTATTGGAATCCTGATTGAACTGCTGGATCTTGGCATCAAGAAGTTTCTTGAATATGCCGCATCCGGTAATAAGTGAAGCGGCAACAACAGCAATGGTCGCCACCTTAAATATTGACTTTTTCATAATAGTTATTTGGGTTTGATTCGATATTGAAGCAAACAATTCGTTTGCAAAGTTAAGGGTTGATCAACAAGCAAATATTAAACCAAAGTTAGTTCTGAAAATTGCCTGTTTGAATGATAATTGTCAAAGACTGATACGAATCTTATAAAACCTACTTGGAAACCTGTAAATCACACACCAAACAAGCTGACTAAACTTGTACCATGAGATTCGCAGCAATCATATTCTTACTGGTCGCAACCCTTCAAGCGTTCGGTCATGAAGGACATCAGGCTTTCTATCGGATAACGGAAGAAAATGGCGAGTTGGTGTTGACCGTAAAAATGGACATGCCCGATGTGGAGGTTTGTCTTCAACAGGAAAATGTCTGTGGCACAGATCAAGAATTGAAATGGTGTGCCGCCAAGTGGACAAGCGGTCTGCTTGCTGTGAAAATTGATGGAAAGGAAATTACAAAGGAGTTTGAAAGCTCTTACACCGAAATGGGTCATCTGATTCTCAGATACACATTGGGGACAGCGCCCAAAGAAGGCAAAACACTTGAGGTCTCAAACACATGCTTTCTCGGAAGTTTCGACACCTACGATAATATCGTTCAGATATCGGTTGGCAGCGTTGACCAAGGCTATATGATGAACGAATTACGGACCAATATCAAAATCGAATTGACAAACAGATCATGAAATCGCAACTGACATTCCTATTCACATTATGTGCTTTTGGTGCTTGGGCGCAATGCAATACAACTACCATCTGGAACAACACTACTACCAACGAGGTGTGTTCTGAAGTTAGCGGTGTGGTAAAACATTGGTATTCGAACAGCATTCCCGATCATGTTACAGGAAACTTTCCCAACCCCTCAAACCCAAATACCATCTCGGCCCAGCAGACCGATCTGGCCATGTGCGCCTACCCTGTTCAGGCGGGGCAGTTCACGGACCTGATCATTGCGGGTTTCAATGCGATGGGTAGCTGCCCGACCTTTGAGTTCGGCATTGCCACCAACGGGATCGAGTTCGACCCGATAGCCGCAGAATTCTTCTCCAACCCGAACAACGGCCAGTTGAATTACGACTGGAACAAGAATCCGCTCAGCCCGAATGTTAATCTTGGAACAGACATGAACGATGCGCACGTGCAACCAACCGGCAAGTATCATTATCATGGCGACCCTGCCAATTTCATTACCAATCTTGGCATCACTTCCAGTCAGCATTCGCCCATCATTGGCTGGGCCGCTGATGGTTTCCCGCTCTACTACAAATATGTGTATGCTGATGCCATGGACGCAAACAGTGGAATTATTGAAGCCAACAGTTGTTTCCAACTGAAAAGCGGCACGCGCCCGGGTGACGGAACCACGGCACCCGATGGGGCTTACGATGGCACGTATGTGGAGGATTACGAATACAACGGTTCGATGGGAGGCTGCATTTTGGACGAATGCAACGGCCGCTATGGTGTAACGCCCGATTTCCCGAACGGCACTTACTATTACGTGCTTACAACGGATTTCCCTGTGGTTCCAAGATGCTTTGCAGGAACACCCGACATGTCGTTTGCTGTTGGCCCTCCCTTTGCCGGCTGCGGAGTTTCAGATGCAGAATCCTATTGCTCGGCTCTGACGGTGGATGTATCGGCCGAGGAACTCAGCGACCGATTGGTCATCTTTCCGATTCCCACGAACAGCGATTTCTTGAATGTTCAGTTCAATGGAAAGCAGGAACTGCACCCAACAGAAGTGACCTTATTGGACAGCATGGGACGAACCATTCGGGTTGAACCATACAACCACCAACAGGTGAACCTGAAAGGCTTGGCGGCCGGAACTTATTTCATCAAATTCTCATTCGAGAAAACCGAGATAACGAAACGTTTTGTGAAGCAGTAAATGGGGTCTGTTTTCACACGTGGCCCGCTTGTTCTCCATGGCAAGCGGGCTTTTTTCATTCTATATGCAACCAGACATATTCTGTCCCATTCCAATACAAGATTCCCCCACCGCAGACTTCTTTTTGTCGAAAAGATATTGCTGGATTATCCAGGATTGTACAACGTGATTCATCAGGTCCAAGAATATTTCCAGAATGCTGGTCAACCAGCGTGGGCGCAATTGTGTCTCCAACAGGAATAACATTCATAATCTCAATCCAACTCAAATCTGTCATTCCATCAACTTCATTGCCCGCTCCAAAAACAACAACATTATTGGAATCTTTCCCGTCCAAAACTCGAACTCCAATTTGTTTATTCGTTAACCCTGAAACCAACGAGACAACTTCTGGATAGCCATCACCGTCCAAATCTTCAACCAATATTTCATCTGAAATTTGGCCGTATTCTATTTTACCCGAATTCGGTTTTGGTAAGGGTTTTACGACCTCTTTGACCTCAGGAAACTCCTTGATGACCGAATCCGATTTTTCATTGCTGAGACTGTTCTTGTCCGAAAACTGACCGTTACGACATGAAACCGCTGAAACCATCAGTCCGAAAAAGTAAAATACTCGAATCAATCTCATCAATTCCGTCAACTTTCACCCGTTTTCTTCCAAGTCTCAAAAAGACCTTTTTGCTGGCCGTTGTAAGGGTCTTCTTTCGGAACTGGAGAGTTGGAAAGCACATCCTCCAAACCAAGTTCCTTCAACGTTCCGTGACTTTCCTTCGGAAGAGATTGATACAGCTTGGTGCCTTCCGTTTTCCAAGCTACCATTTCATCCGAAACATCTTTGATGATCTTGGCAGGATTACCGACCACGATCTTTCGTGATGGAATTTTCATCTCGGCAGGAACGAAGCACAACGCTCCGACAATGCTTTCCTCGCCTACCTCCGCATCGTCCATCACAACGGCATTCATTCCAATCAGACAGTTCCGTAGAAGCTTTGCCCCGTGAATGATAGCCCCGTGACCGACATGCGCACTTTCGTGCAGCCAGACGGTCGTTCCTGGGAACATGTGAATGGTGCAATTCTCTTGGACATTGCAGCCGTCTTCGATCACAATTCTGCCCCAATCGCCACGGATGGCCGCACCTGGGCCGATGTAAACATTTCTCCCAATCTGAACATTACCGATAACGCTTGCCGTTTGATGCACAAATGCGGTTGGGTGAATGCTCGGCCGCATGCCGTTGAATTCGTAGATCATTTTAAGTTTCGATTTAAAAGCCCCTCTGCCTTCGACATCTCCCCAAAGGGGAGAATCAGACCATCAGACTGATCGGTTTCAGTCAACTTTGTCAACTCTATAATCTTTGTCAACTCCATAAACTGAAGTCAGCAATTCTTGTACTTATCGTGAAGACCTTTCTTATCACGCAGCATATTCATACACTTTTCCAATCTCCTGAGTTTAGTAGCTTCTTGCTTCGCTTCAGAAATATGGTCGGCATACTCCCTGCGATGAGAAGGTGCCATGGAATCATAAAATTCCTTTACGGACGGTTCGGCATCCAACGCATCTTGCAACAATTTCGGCACCACCACTTCAATCTTTTTCTTTAGGGTTTTGACACCTTTTTCCATGTTCAGTGCAGCTTCGCGAACGTATTGCTTCACCAGTTCCTCGTCCACCTTGTCACCTTCCAGAAAGCGCCATTGTCGCAACGCCTGTGTCTTTCCTTCCTGTGCATTCTGCAGAACCTTGGCCTTATCCTTCAGCATTGCTCCTTCGAAAAACCAAAGCCCACAGTGATTTTTGAATGCGGAGAATCCTACAACATTTCCATGATGTGTGTAGGTCGGAGCACCCCACTTTATCTCCTCTTTCAGTCCACAATCGAGAATGCATTGGCGAAGTGTTTCCAATATCGGACGTTGCCAATCATTGGCCTTCTTATCCATGTACGCATCAACTTTCGGGTTCATGGTCAAATTCTTTCTATGATGGTTGCGTAGCCTTGCCCGACACCGATACACATGGTGACCAACGCATAGCGTTTCTGCGTTTTTTGCAACTCGATGGCTGCGGTTTGGAGGATTCGAGCACCACTCATTCCAAGCGGATGCCCGATGGCAATGGCTCCACCATTCGGATTGATACGCGGATCATCATCGGCCAGTCCCATCTTGCGCGTACACGCCAACGACTGAGCAGCAAACGCCTCATTTAATTCGATAATGTCCATTTGACCAAGCGTCAAACCTGCACGTTTCAACGCTTTCTCGGAAGCATAAACAGGTCCAATTCCCATGATACGCGGTTCAACTCCCGCCACAGCAGCAGAAACGATTCGCGCCATCGGCTTGAGGTTGTGGTCTTTCAACGCTTGATCGGACGCCACCAGAATTGCTGCTGCACCATCGTTCAATCCAGAACTGTTTCCAGCCGTCACCGAACCGTCCTTCTTGAAAGCTGGGCGGAGTTTTCCGAGAACTTCGAGTGTTGTACTCGGACGAATGAACTCGTCTTTATCGAAGATGATCGGGTCGGCTTTACGCTGCGGAATTTCCACAGGGACTATCTCTTCGGCCAGCCTTCCGTTTTCACGTGCTTTGGCCGCTTTCATCTGCGAATTGTAGGCGAAAAGGTCTTGCGCCTCACGTTCAATTCCATACATCTCCACCAGATTTTCGGCCGTTTGGCCCATGCCTTCGGTTCCATACAATTCCTGCATTTTAGGATTGATGAACCGCCAACCGAAGCTTGTATCGTGCATCTCACTATCTCTTCCAAACGGCTGGCTGGCTTTGGAAATGACCCACGGTCCGCGCGTCATGTGTTCCACACCTCCCGAAATGTAGAGGTCGCCATTACCAGTTTGGATGGCGCGAGCCGCGTTGATGGTTGATGCCATTCCAGATGAACACAAACGGTTCACCGTTTCGCCACCAACTGACCATGGAAGACCAGCCAAGAGCAAAGCCATACGAGCAACATTCCGATTGTCTTCACCAGCCTGATTGGCACAGCCAAAGATCAGGTCTTCAACGGCTTCTGGGTCCACATTCGGGTTCCGTTTCATCAACTCGCGGATCGGAATGGCCGCCAGGTCATCTGCCCGAACGGGCGAAAGCGTTCCGCCAAAACTCCCGATCGGTGTTCTGATGGCATCAACGATATATGCTTCTTTCATGGATTGATTCTAATTACGAATGGGTACGAATATGAGATTAACCACGGAGAACACCAAGAAGACACAGAGAACACGGAGGTTTCTAATTCATCTTAAAAAGAATGTCCTCCACGTGGTTGGCACAGATGTGAATACGCTTGCTGATCTCCTTGAGCTGTGAAAGAACCTCACGCTGTTGGAGAATATTCTCCATGTCTTTGCCTTTGAAAAGTTGCTTCAACTGCACCGCATATTCCTTGATGAGTTTGTCATCCGCATGTATCACATTGGCCAGCAGTTTCATGGTTTTTGCCGCATCTTTTTTCTCCAGCGAAGCGAATGCCTTTTTCAGATCGGTCATTTCCTCATCAAGCAGTTCAAGAATGGCCTTATAATTATTGAGTTGGGTGATCTCGTACGTGTCCAATTCCACCACGAGGTGTTTCGTACTCAGACACACCCAATGCAAATGCAGGTAAGCGCGGGCAATCGCTTCACGGTCGAAAGGCGTGATGAACGTGTTCTCCAACTGGCTCATCCGCTTGCGATTGCTCTTGTTGGCATCATCCACCAACTTCAAGATCTTCTTCGAACTGGTAAAATGATGTTGCGTGTGCAGATCATACAGCTCCGCGATGATCTCATGCGTCATCTCGCATTGCGCGGTCATTTCCGCATAGAAGTCGGTGACCTGAGGAAGCACCATTTTCTTGAGCCATTGCAAAACTTTCATAGCAGTTTCATTAGGATGAATGAAAAGACGGCACCAAGTCCCATGCAGATCGGAATGTTGAATCCCCAACCCGCGATGATGTTCTTGATGACCATCCAATGTACATGTTTGGGCCGCTCAGCCGCACCTGCACCAACCAGCGTGGTGGTGACAACCTGTGTTGTTGAAGTG
The nucleotide sequence above comes from Flavobacteriales bacterium. Encoded proteins:
- a CDS encoding gamma carbonic anhydrase family protein, encoding MIYEFNGMRPSIHPTAFVHQTASVIGNVQIGRNVYIGPGAAIRGDWGRIVIEDGCNVQENCTIHMFPGTTVWLHESAHVGHGAIIHGAKLLRNCLIGMNAVVMDDAEVGEESIVGALCFVPAEMKIPSRKIVVGNPAKIIKDVSDEMVAWKTEGTKLYQSLPKESHGTLKELGLEDVLSNSPVPKEDPYNGQQKGLFETWKKTGES
- a CDS encoding permease, whose amino-acid sequence is MEDQNFNFGQGQLVADASAEVRAEFYRKTYFHLALAFLAFIGVEAVFLSTPAIVNIGLAMTQGWTWMIVLLGFMFVTNMAENWAIRTDNRSMQYAGFGLYILAEAFIFIPMLYIAMSISEDGSLLWKALSVTVALFVGLSAVVFVTKKDFSFLRSAIMIVSIVALGAIAAGMLFGFDLGLGFSIAMVMLAAGSILYQTSNLIYRYHPSQYVAASLGLFASFMLLLWYIIRIFMSRD
- a CDS encoding YHYH protein; this encodes MKSQLTFLFTLCAFGAWAQCNTTTIWNNTTTNEVCSEVSGVVKHWYSNSIPDHVTGNFPNPSNPNTISAQQTDLAMCAYPVQAGQFTDLIIAGFNAMGSCPTFEFGIATNGIEFDPIAAEFFSNPNNGQLNYDWNKNPLSPNVNLGTDMNDAHVQPTGKYHYHGDPANFITNLGITSSQHSPIIGWAADGFPLYYKYVYADAMDANSGIIEANSCFQLKSGTRPGDGTTAPDGAYDGTYVEDYEYNGSMGGCILDECNGRYGVTPDFPNGTYYYVLTTDFPVVPRCFAGTPDMSFAVGPPFAGCGVSDAESYCSALTVDVSAEELSDRLVIFPIPTNSDFLNVQFNGKQELHPTEVTLLDSMGRTIRVEPYNHQQVNLKGLAAGTYFIKFSFEKTEITKRFVKQ
- the pcaF gene encoding 3-oxoadipyl-CoA thiolase, which gives rise to MKEAYIVDAIRTPIGSFGGTLSPVRADDLAAIPIRELMKRNPNVDPEAVEDLIFGCANQAGEDNRNVARMALLLAGLPWSVGGETVNRLCSSGMASTINAARAIQTGNGDLYISGGVEHMTRGPWVISKASQPFGRDSEMHDTSFGWRFINPKMQELYGTEGMGQTAENLVEMYGIEREAQDLFAYNSQMKAAKARENGRLAEEIVPVEIPQRKADPIIFDKDEFIRPSTTLEVLGKLRPAFKKDGSVTAGNSSGLNDGAAAILVASDQALKDHNLKPMARIVSAAVAGVEPRIMGIGPVYASEKALKRAGLTLGQMDIIELNEAFAAQSLACTRKMGLADDDPRINPNGGAIAIGHPLGMSGARILQTAAIELQKTQKRYALVTMCIGVGQGYATIIERI
- a CDS encoding T9SS type A sorting domain-containing protein; translation: MKRFLLSATLTALIGLSAISQTVPTYNQQVSCILFEHCTTCHHDGGIAPFSLMTYGDASAAAYGMLGSVTSRIMPPWPPNPDYNSLAHERLLTQEEIDIVANWVNGGFPEGTGTPPQAPYYGSSEVIQNPDLVVTMPQYTVSSQNNDVYRCFVLPTGLAQDVFITEIEVIPGNFEAVHHVLLFRDGTNVPAQLDAQDPGPGYTSFGGTGSNDSELIGGWVPGQSAKIYPANFGVRLPAGSNIIMQVHYPTTANGQSDQTKVNIRYSSNVTREVYINPPLNHATLNEGALIVPANQTRTFTCDYQVPNQFDVTILDVAPHMHLIGKSISAWATTPTNQTIPLIEIENWDFHWQGFYEFRQPIKIPAGSVLHSSATYDNTTNNLNNPNNPPQLVTAGEATTDEMMLIYFSYALYFPGDENMVVDTVTVHPSHVCEPLSVGQQELDMEHLTVYPNPTTDRLYLQLPVQEYEQISVTDIQGKTVLNFSSTDRNLDVSSLSDGIYMLQIASSGGIATRKFVIRR